The genomic DNA TCTTGCGGGTGATGTTCTTGCCCATGCTCTCTCTCCTGGAATACGGGGGTCTCTCTCTCGATGCCGTCCGGGTGCGGTCGTTCCGGATTATTATCCTCCAGGCCGCGCCCCGGACAGGGTGGTCCTTGTCGTAAAATGAAGCGGGGCTCAGAAAAGGAAGCCGTTCTTGAGGCCCTCGGAGGGCTCCAGCTCCTCGATACCGAGCTTGATCCTGTTTATCTTGTTGGTGCGGAACTGGATCTCCACGTCGAGGCGCAGCTTTTTCTGCTGCATTTGGAAGATTTCCTCGTGGCGGTATACGCCCTTGGCCGGATCTTCCTCTTCGCGAAGCCGCCGTACGGCCTGTTTTGTCTTTTCCAGGTCCAGACTCAGTTCCGCCACCTCCGCCTCAAGGACGTTGACGTCATCGCTGAGCCGTTTCTCACCGGATTTTGATTCTTCTTCTTGTGTCATCCTTCTTCTCGCGTTCCGGTTTGGGTTTCATCTTGCCCGTGGGCAGGGAGTTATAGAAGTTCCAGAACTCGGGCCAGGTGGCGGTCACCTCGCCGTGGTTTTCGAGGACGATGCCGGGCACGGCGAAGGAGGCCAGGGCGCAGCCCATGGACCAGATCGGGTCGGGGCTGAACCAGGTGCCGTCCCAGCGCGGATTGCCGGATTTGAGCTCGATGACGTCGCCGTCGATTTCGTAGCTCGCGCCCATGCGGTCCAGAAGCTCGATGGCCACGTCGTTGTTCGCGCCGGACAGGCGGGCGTGGCCCGCCTTGAGCGCCAGGGCCAGGGCCATGGGCATGAAGTCGGAGGATGCGCCCAAGGTGATGGCCGGGGCTTCGGGCAGTTCGCCTTCCATGGAGGCCACCACGTTCTCGGTGGCCTTGTCGATGCGCAGGCCGAGCGCCTTGAGCTGCTCCAGCACCCGTTCGGCCTGTTCGCCGGCGGGCCATGCGCCCTCCACGTTTATCCGGCCGCCGCACAGCAGGGGCAGGGCCAGGAGCATGGCGTTCAGGGGTACGGAAAGGGGCAGTTGCGGCTTCGGGTCGATGGACGGGACGCCGTCGGACACGGTTACGGAATCCTTGCCGAGCTTGGCCTTGATGCCGCAGGCGTCGAGCACGGATACGGCTTCGGCCACGCGGTCGCGGGCCTCGGAGGTGAGCCCCTTGATGGTCAGTCCGCCGGGATAGGACCAGGCGGCCAGGGTCAGGGCGGCTGCGAAATCAGGGTCGATGAAGCCGGGCAGGCTCACTTCCGCGTCCATGGCTCCGCCGCACTCCAGGCGGACCGGCAGGCCCGGGTTGTTCGGGTTCATGGGTACGACCCGCGCGCCCAGGGACGGCAGCACCTTGTTCAGCGACGAGGCGTCCAGGAGTTGCAGGGAGGGCTTGCCCGTGAACTTGCACCGCCCGGCGTGGCCCAGGGCCAGGCAGAGCAGCATATAGAAATTGAACTTGTCTTCGCCCACAAAGGCCATGCTGCCTTCGAACTGGAGGGTCCGGCCGCCGTCGTTGCGGATGAAGTCATCGTCCCAATGGATGGGCGCGCCCACCTGCTTGAGGGCCTTGGCCAGGTCCTTGTTCGGGGCGTTCATGGTCACCGGGGCCAGGGTGACGGAGGCTCCCGCGCTCGCGGCCATGGCCAGCATCATGCGGGTGAAGCGGAACGAGCGGGGGCCGGTGATGCCCGCCGAGATGGGTTCCACGCGCGGGGCGAGCTTGTAGCCTTCGCCCTCGAACTTCTTGCGCGCGTCGGCCAGGGAGAACTGGTTGAGCAGGGTGAAAAGCTGCTTGGACAGCTTGGCGTCGAGGCCGAGACGGCCGGATGCCCTGTCGAAGGAGCCGCGCAGCAGCTTCTCCAGCTTGGGGTCGACCAGGGACTTCTGGCGGGATTTGCGCCATGCCCCTTCCTTGCGGATGAGGAACGCGCGTTTTTCCAGCAGATGCAGGATCTGGTCGTCGATGTCGGAAATATCGTTGTAGCGGCGGCCGGTGACCTCGTCGGACTTGGACGGGCCGTCTTCGTCTCGGGCGGGCGCTTCCGGCCTGCGGCCGAAGAAATCGCGGTCGTTGCGCTTGTTGAACTTGCGCGGGCCGCGGCGTTCGTCGCGTCGCGGTCGGTTCATGTCTTTGCGGGGGGATTCGTTTGCGGCGCCCTGTTCGGCGTCCTTGCGGGGACGGTCCTCGAAGGGACCGTCATCTTTGCGGATCTTGATCATCGTCTTTCCGTCTTCCTTATTTGTGATATGGTTCCCTGTGAAAGGGAAAGGCTTCTCTAGCCTGAAAACGCGCGATTTGCAAGGCCCGGCGCGCTGTCCGCCCCGATGGGAGGGCGTCGCATCCGTGCTGGACATGACGCGGCGCAACAGGCAGATTGTATAGAGTCGGTTCTCTATTTCGGACCCGGACCGGCGCGATCATGCGAAACACCGTAATTCTCTGGAGGTTGAAACCATGAAGAAAGTTTTGATAGCCGCGTTGATGGCCTGCTTTCTGGCCGCCGGATACGGCTGCGCCACCAAGGCCCAGCAGGGCGCGGCCGTTGGCGGCCTGGCTGGCGCGACCATCGGCTCGCTGACGTTCAAGGACAAGCTCCTCGGGGCGGTCGTTGGAGCGGGCGTGGGCACGCTGTTCGGCTATATCGTGGGCAATGAATGGGACAAGTACGACGAGGCGCAGGTCCAGAAGACCCTGGAGACCGGCAGGTCCAACCAGGCCAGCGTCTGGACCAATCCCGACACCGGGGCGAACTACTCGGCGACCCCGAGTCCTCCCTATGTGGCGGAAAACAAGGTCTACCGCGATGTGTATATCAAGGACGAAAAGGATGGCGACACGATCATGGCCAAGGCCTGGCGCGACGATGACGGAGTCTGGCATCTGAAGCAGTAGCCGTCCGAGATAAATGGACAACGAACAGGGGCTGCCCACGGGGCGGCCCTTTTTTTCGCGTGGAACCGACGCGGCCCCGCGCCATTGGCCGAAAAAGAGGGGGGCCGGCGGAAACCGACCCCCCCTGAACGGCCGGCATAACCGGCCCGCTTATGTATCAGATTACTTCATGTCCTGACCGGAAGCGGCCTTCTGCATCTTGACCTCGACCTTTTCGGTGAGGTTCTCGTAGTAGTCGCGGAGGATGACCAGGACTTCGTCACGGCCAAAGTGATCCGGAACCTCGGCGCCTTCGGACAGTGCCTTGCGGAGCTTGGTGCCGGACAGGATGACGCGGTCTTCCTTGGTGTGCGGGCAGGTGCGCATGGAGGCCATGCCGTCGCACTTGTAGCAGTAGAAGGTCCAGTCGATGTTCATCGGCTGGCAAAGCAGGGCCTTGCCGGGTTCGGGGCAGGCTTCGTTGACGTAGGGGATCTTCTTGAAGATGTCCTGGGCCTCGAACAGGCCGTAGAAGTCGCCGACGCCGGCATGGTCGCGGCCGATGAGCATGTTGTTGATGCCGTAGTTCTGGCGGAAGGTGGCGTGCATCAGGCCTTCACGCGGACCTGCGTAAC from Pseudodesulfovibrio thermohalotolerans includes the following:
- a CDS encoding chorismate mutase is translated as MIKIRKDDGPFEDRPRKDAEQGAANESPRKDMNRPRRDERRGPRKFNKRNDRDFFGRRPEAPARDEDGPSKSDEVTGRRYNDISDIDDQILHLLEKRAFLIRKEGAWRKSRQKSLVDPKLEKLLRGSFDRASGRLGLDAKLSKQLFTLLNQFSLADARKKFEGEGYKLAPRVEPISAGITGPRSFRFTRMMLAMAASAGASVTLAPVTMNAPNKDLAKALKQVGAPIHWDDDFIRNDGGRTLQFEGSMAFVGEDKFNFYMLLCLALGHAGRCKFTGKPSLQLLDASSLNKVLPSLGARVVPMNPNNPGLPVRLECGGAMDAEVSLPGFIDPDFAAALTLAAWSYPGGLTIKGLTSEARDRVAEAVSVLDACGIKAKLGKDSVTVSDGVPSIDPKPQLPLSVPLNAMLLALPLLCGGRINVEGAWPAGEQAERVLEQLKALGLRIDKATENVVASMEGELPEAPAITLGASSDFMPMALALALKAGHARLSGANNDVAIELLDRMGASYEIDGDVIELKSGNPRWDGTWFSPDPIWSMGCALASFAVPGIVLENHGEVTATWPEFWNFYNSLPTGKMKPKPEREKKDDTRRRIKIR
- a CDS encoding glycine zipper domain-containing protein, with the translated sequence MKKVLIAALMACFLAAGYGCATKAQQGAAVGGLAGATIGSLTFKDKLLGAVVGAGVGTLFGYIVGNEWDKYDEAQVQKTLETGRSNQASVWTNPDTGANYSATPSPPYVAENKVYRDVYIKDEKDGDTIMAKAWRDDDGVWHLKQ